The Triticum aestivum cultivar Chinese Spring chromosome 7B, IWGSC CS RefSeq v2.1, whole genome shotgun sequence genome window below encodes:
- the LOC123160991 gene encoding histone H3.2, with product MARTKQTARKSTGGKAPRKQLATKAARKSAPATGGVKKPHRFRPGTVALREIRKYQKSTELLIRKLPFQRLVREIAQDFKTDLRFQSSAVSALQEAAEAYLVGLFEDTNLCAIHAKRVTIMPKDIQLARRIRGERA from the coding sequence ATGGCCCGCACCAAGCAGACTGCCCGCAAGTCCACCGGCGGCAAGGCGCCGAGGAAGCAGCTGGCGACCAAGGCGGCCCGCAAGTCCGCCCCGGCCACCGGCGGCGTCAAGAAGCCGCACCGCTTCCGCCCGGGAACCGTCGCCCTCCGGGAGATCCGCAAGTACCAGAAGAGCACGGAGCTGCTCATCCGCAAGCTCCCCTTCCAGCGCCTCGTCCGGGAGATCGCCCAGGACTTCAAGACGGACCTCCGCTTCCAGTCCTCCGCCGTCTCCGCGCTCCAGGAGGCCGCCGAGGCGTACCTCGTCGGCCTCTTCGAGGACACCAACCTCTGCGCCATCCACGCCAAGCGCGTCACcatcatgcccaaggacatccaGCTCGCACGCCGCATCCGCGGGGAGCGCGCCTAG